GACACAACATAGTCTTCACTTTTTGAAACAAATAATGGTTTAAGTAGGGTCTCTCCTTCTTCTAAGTCTACATTAAATTCAATGTAAACATCCTCCTGATTCACCTCTGCTTGCAAGTGTTGTTCTTGGATGCCTATTGTCGCATGACCTATGTCTAGAGCAAGGCCTCCTGTATATAAGGGCCAATCCTTCTCATCAATATATTCTTTACAAAACTCAATATCATCTCCTTCAATGCCCGCTGTAATCGGTCTGTTTTGTTCTAAGGGCCATCGATAAAGGCGTATTCTATAGTGCGCCGACTCTTTTACATAGATTTCATAATGACCGGCTGCTAAATATCCTTCACGGATTAATTGCTGATTCCAGGCATTAATAGCCGAGGGAGTAACTAAGTCATGCCCCGTAATATAAGAGGGCAATGGTCCGATAACATGTGAGATAGACTCATTAAATTTAGGCGATACAAGTTTCCACCATTCTTCATAAGCTTCTCTTAATTCTTCAATGATTTCTGGATGTTGGGATGCCACATTATCCCGTTGTTCTCTGTCTTTATCTATATCATACAGTTCTTCTCCATTAATTAATCGCCATTTTTGTGTACAGACTGCAGATTTTCTCCATTTTACAGGCTGTGTTAATCTTTGGGAATCTGTAACAATAGCTCGATCAGGCCATTCATCTTCTTGGCCTAAAAGAAGCGACTTTAGACTTATGCCATGAAAAGATTTATTATCTGGAATATGAATATCACAAAGATCAAGCAAAGTAGGCATAAAATCAATATTTGCTGTCAAATGATTTAGGTCAACATTCTCTTTTATCCCCCCTTCTGGCCAACGAATAAAGAAAGGAACTCTATGTCCACCATCATAAGGGGACCCTTTCTTGCCACGCATGCCATTATTCCAACCACTAATAACAAACTCATTATCATCTACAGTAACGCCTCCACCTGATCCATTGTCTGTCATAAAAACAAGAATAGTATTTTGCTCAAGATCTTTTTCTTTAAGCCAAGTACGTAGTTCACCTACATTTTCATCAATGTTTTCAATCATTCCATAGAAGCGGGCTCTTTGGTCATCAACTAAAGAACGATACGTATCTGCATAACGGTCTTCTACATTAAACGGACCATGTGGCGCATTAAGTGCAATATAACAAAAAAATGCTTCTTCTTTATTGCCCTCTATAAAATTTTTTGCCTCTTCAAAAAAGACATCTGTGCAATAGCCCTCATACTTATTTGGGACACCGTTTACGAAATACGTATCATCAAAATAGTCATTCCCCCACCAATCAGATGTTTGACTAATTCCTCCTCCACCGTGAACAACTGCTGTATCAAAACCACGCTCATGAGGGCGATATGGTGATGTGTCACCAAGATGCCATTTGCCAAATATGCCTGTATGATAGCCATTCTCCTTCAATGCAGATGCAAGTGTCCATTCATCTTTTCGCAAGAGCGAACGTCCACCTATCGTATGCCAGACCCCTGTACTATTAGCATAATGTCCTGTCATAAGCCCTGATCGAGTCGGAGCACAGGTCGGTCCCACATGAAAATTCGTGAGTCGTGTACTTTCGGATGCAAAGGCATCAATATTTGGGGTACGAACAATTGGATTTCCACCCCATCCCATATCTCCATAACCTTGGTCATCTGTTAAAATAAAAATTATATTTGGCTTCCTGCTCATAATAACTCCTCTTTTCTATAAATTTATCACTTCTTATTCATCTAGCCAAAGAATGCTTGTAACACCTCTAGGATAGTATTTACTTCCCACAGCAAGGCCTGACATCATCTGGTCACTCCAGCAATGATAGCTTTCAATCGGGTGTAACAGCCACTTTACATGGGCTTTATCTGCCCGAATTTTTCCTTCGTCTTCTTCTAATTTTAACACTTTTCGAGCCACAAATTGACATAAATATATTTTACTCAGCCAAGAATTATCACTTGTCGATGATAATTTCCATCCACCATCTGCATACAAGCAAGTCCCTTCAACAAGAACTGTATGAAGATGCTTTTGCAATGCCTGTATCATAAGTCCATATTGACCTTCAGGGTCAAGAGCTTTGGGTGTTCCTGTATATAGGGGAAAAACCAAACCTTCAATAGCCGGTATAATTCTTGATCTATTCCCTTCTTCAAATATTGCCGGTATATATCCTTCTTCGGTCATATTTTTTGCAATGGTATTAGCACAAAGAATGGCTTGATTTTTTGCCTCTTCTGCATATTTTAGCTCTTGTAGCTTCATCAATATTTTTTCTAAAGCTACATAGGCCGCCCAAGATTTTGTTGCAAGGTACACGTTACCTCTCGCTTGTCCAAGAGACTCGTCTAGGCTATCATAAGTCGTTATCTCTGATCCGCCCATAACCCGGCTACTATCTAGACTCATAATACCATTTCTATTTTTAGCTTGTGGATGATCACGATTCATCATACTATTAAGGCAATCGATAAAAACTTGACTCTGTTTATTCAACCACTGTACATCGTTTGTTTGTTCTACATAAACACTTGCACAACAAATCCAATTAACCAACTGTTCATGGGTCATATGGGAAAAACAGCTTGTTAATCCGAAGCGCTCATAAGCAGAATAGCCAGGTCGTGACAAACTGTTGCCAACTCCCATATCATGAGTAAAACTAATGCCACCTTCATAAAGTTCACTATCTCCCGGAAAATTCACTTTATCCACATAACTATAACGTTTAACAAACATATTCAATTCGTTTTTTACTGTCCAAGGATTCATTTTCATTTCAAAAAATAATTGGTCTACCATCAAGTCAAATGTATTCATCATACGATACTCACCTTCGTTGACAATCCAAAAAGGTTCCCCATCTAGTTCAAGAAATTCCGTACTTCCATAATAGCTTCTGATGGAATGTATCATCATAAACTTTTGGTCGTCCGATAAATGTTCACCTTGAATAAGCTTATTTGCATTTTGACATTTTTGTCTTAATAGATCATAGTTTTCGAGCGCATATTCTCCTACAGCTTCTATATTTGAAAAGTACTTTCGATAATAATATTTTGTATCGAGAGGTGTGGTCACATAACCATCTCGATAAAAACATGCGACAAATTTAAAGGTCTTTTTTTCTCCCGGCATAATGTCCATAATCATAGCAGATACATTCCCTAGACCAAAAGCATAGTTTTCTTTTCTCGTTTCCGTCAAAAGTTTTTCAATGGTAAAATCATTGGCCGCTAAGACATTATCATCTTTGGTTAAAAGCGCCATTTGTCTGCCTTGTCCAACCCCTGTATATCTACGTCGAGCAACATCATTAAAATTTCTAAATTCTGCAATAGTATCACCACCACTAAACCCAAAAAATGCTTGTCTTTTTTTTGCGTGTTTAGTATTATCAACTGTAATATCTATATATATTGCAGGAATAATCGACTGGATTAAGTCTGTTTCATTTCCGTCCTCCGGGTCTGGTACAGCTCTTACAGGCGAATAAATGCTAAAGGTTAAATCGCCTGCTTTCCAAGTATCTGTCCCTAATTGAAATTCTCGCTCTATCGCACTATCTTCAAAGTTTTTTAAGTGTATATCTTTTCGTGTCACATGACCATCCATATCATATCTAGCGGACTCGTCTTCAATGCCCTCGTAAAAGGGCAATGTTTCATAAGAGCTATGGTCTGTCGACTCAAGCCCAATATATATATCTTGATCTGCCGGTTTGGCTAATTCTAATCCAAACCCACCTTTTCTTCCTTTATATCCTAATGTAAAGCTTGCAAACGATCCAATCGGTGAATGATGTGCGTTATAAAATATCGTATTTTTTTTCATCCCTCAACTCCATAAACTTCTATTTGTGTTAAAGCAGAAAAAGCAGCTGATACTTCTCGCTTAAGATTCTTCAACTTTATCCAACTTACTTTTTTTTCTTGAAAGGTAAAGCTTTGACCATCTTCTGATTTGATCATTGTTATTGGCATATAACTTCCGTCTGAAAATTCAATGGTTGCCGATTCCCAATTTATGTCATGGTCATTCACATAATCTGCACGTAAATAAATCACTATTTCATCAATGCAAACATTTCTTCCAAAATCTAAGGTAAATTCAAGATCATCTCGTAATCCGCCTCCCCATGACTGATAGGGCCAAGCCCCATGACCATTTCTGTTTAGATGACCATCAATGGCATTTTTGGCTTCAAACCAAGGCTCATCTCTTGTTACCACATTCGCCGACGCATGAGGATAATAGCCAGTATCCCAACGTTTATCTAGGGCATTTAGGGCTAAATTCCTTCGATTTATTAAGCATTTTTCTTCGACTGACTTCATAGTAATTTGATGGCAATTTCCTTTAAAGGCTTCCGGATGATAGGCTCGTCTTTTAGGTCCTTCTGGAATCTGATAAACAATTCGGCCATTTGGCGTATATATTATGGAACTATTAAAGGTTGGATCTATATCTATTTTTACAAAACTGTTTGCTTTTGTTTCAAAAATAAGAATATCCTCAAAACCATATTCTCTATTAACTACAAGTGTCACCTTGTCCTCACCTGTTTCTTGTTCAATTAAATTTCCTAGTCGATCAGTTAGCCTAATTTCCACAATATTTTTCCTTTCTTTTCATATTTTATACATTTTATAAATTAGTATATAGAATTTCATCAAGAATTTTGTTCAATAAATACAGTTTAATGTCGCTAAATCTTATATCTTTTATATATTTGTATTCTAATCTGATTTCCGAAGAATTTATTAAAAAAAGAATCCCATATATCATGGAATTCTTCTTAATTGTAAAGGTTATATATTACTTTATCTTTTAACACATTTGATATATTTTAATAATATCTTCTTTTGTAATTGGTCTTGGACCGTTTGTTGCTCCTTCTTCATTTCCTGGGAACATTCGTACAACATCATCTGCCATTTTTTCGAATTGGTCTGTTGGAATATTTACATCCGATAGTGTTAAATATGCATCTGTGGATTTTAACCATTCCACTACTTTAGTTGACAATAATTTTGCTGCCAGTTTATCATCTTTGACGGTCACTCCAAAACATCTTCTTGCCAACTTAGCCCATCTTGCAGGCATCACTTCAGCCATGTAATCTAGATATGGTGGAATGACAATTGTCATTCCTCTACCATGAGGCAAGTCATAAATTGCGCTTAAAGGCATTTCAATGGAATGCATTGGAATCGATCCTGTTCTACCCAGTGCCTGAAGTCCGGACCAACCAAAAATGGAACATAAAGCTAATTGTCCCCTTACTTCTGCATCTTCAAGGTTATTAATCACCTTATTAAAGTTATCCTTTAAGGTTAAAATAATCCCCTCTGTTATTCTGTCTGCAAATTCAGATTCATCTTTACTCGATAGATAATGTTCAATTAGGTGTGAAAAGATATCAACACAGCTGTCTTTTGTTATTGTTAATGGTACTGACTTAAGTAGCTCTGGATCAACAATTGCAACTTTTGGAAAACGATATTCAGATCTCGAAAAACTTTTTTCATTGGTTTCGGCATTGGTTAAAACACCACCTGCATTACATTCTGAACCAGAAGCTGATATCGTCGGAATAGCAATAATTGGATAAGCACCTGTGTACTCCCTTGGAACCCTACTTCCTAAAACAACATAATCCCAAGCCTTACCTCCAGAATACCCAGTTGCTGCGATATATTTTGCCCCGTCAATAACACTTCCTCCACCAAGCGCAATAACAAACTCACAGTTCTCCTTTTTAAACATATCAATTGCTTTATCAATAGTTTGAGCTCTCGGATTTGGCTCGATTCCAGTAAATGTAACGAATTCCACTCCCAAATCTCTTAATGAAGATTCTACTTTCTCAATGATTGGATCTAAAAAACCTCCTCTTGCATAAGTAGCAATCATTCCTTTTTTTCCATATTTTTTTGCTATTTGACCAATTTCATTAATTCTTCCTGATCCATATACTAATTCTGTCGGAAAGTTCCAATTAAAATTATTCACTTATAATTCCTCCTGTTTTATGTTTACGTATATGCGTAGCTATTACGCATATATAGCTATATTTAATATACACTATCTAAACTGTTATTACAACAGTTTATTTTTTCAAAATAAGATTATCATTCATTTCATTATAAAACTGCAAATCTCGGTCCAGAAATTCAATAAATTCATCATGTTTTCTAAAGTCATAATTTAGCCTCAGTTGTGAGAGCATATCAATAAATTTTTCATCTTTTGCCGCATTGGAAAAACCTTCCATAAGTATACTTTTTATTTTAGGGTCTACACCTTTTGGTATTGCTAATCCTCGCCATGTATATATACTAAAATTATATCCTGACTCTTTAAAAGTTTTAATATGTGAGAAAGCCTCTAAACGTTCATCTGCTAATACCGTTAGAAGTTTCATTTCACCTCTTTCTAGATGTTCTGCAACTTCAGATGTACCAGCAATTACAATATCTAGAGAACCTCCTAACACATCTAAAACAGCTAAGGATGTACCATTATAAAATCTACTTTCAAATTTTATATTAGCTTCTCTTTCAACACCTTTTGCAGCAAGGTCCCAATTACTGCCTTGTCCTGCGCTTCCTATTGTGTATGACTTATTTTCCTTATGAATGCTTTCAATCAGTTCTTCTATACTATCATAAGGAAAGTTTTTAGAAACTACCATTAATCCTGGCTCTGTACTTAGTAAGATTAAGGGTTCTATATCTGTATAGGAAAAATCGAGCATTCCAAAAACAGATAAAGAGTTAACCTCAGTAGTTATAAGGGTTACTGTATAACCATCATGTGCTGCAAACAAACCTTCCCTTAATCCTCTCGCTCCACTTTCACCTAGCTTATTAACAGCAGTAACTGGTTGATCAAAGTATTCATTTGCTGAAGCAATAAAAGCTCTTGCCACATTATCCGTTCCTCCACCTGGAGCGAATGGAATAACAACCTGAATTGCTCTACTTGGAAACTCTTGATTTTGTTCAGGAGAATTAATGATTAAATCCACATCATGAACATTAGTTTTATGTGTACAACTTACAAGTCCTATGAAAGTTATAAATAAAATAAAAAGTAAACAAACTTTTTTTTCACCATTCATCACGTTTCTCCTGTCATCATCAATTTATTTCTATCTTATCAAAAGCCTCCCTTCATGTAAAGCAATATAATATCATTATATGCTTCGCTTTTGTTTTTCGTTCATTTTTTTCTGCTTAATTAATGCACTAACCAAAGACAGAATTGCAAGAACTAACAAAGCAATACTGATAGGTCTTGTGAATATAATCGCCCAACTTCCTTTTGAAATTAAAAGCGCTCTTCTCAAGTTACTCTCTGCCATCGGTCCGAGAATCAGAGATAGGAGAATGGGAGAAACCGGAAAATCATATCTTTGCATAAAATAACCAATAACACCAAAAATGATGGCTACCCATAAATCAAAGGCACTGTTACGCATTGAATATGCACCGACTAGTGATAATACAAATACAGTAGGAATCAGTATATTCTTATTTACAGTAATGACTTTTGCAAAAAACTTAACTCCTAAAGTGCCAACAATAAACATAGCCACGTTTGCAAGCATCATAGCGGCAAATACACTGTATACAATATCTAGATGGTCACGATATAACAACGGTCCGGGTTTTAATCCTTGCATTACAAAGGCTCCTAACAAAACTGCTGTCACAGCATCTCCAGGAACACCTAAAGATAATAAAGGAATCATGGCTCCTCCTGTACAGGCATTGTTAGATGCTTCTGCTGCAGCCACACCTTCTATCACACCTGTTCCAAATTTTTCAGGATGTTTTGAAGATCTTTTAGCTTCGCTATAACCTACAAATGCTGCAATATCACTACCGGCCCCCGGTATGGAACCGATAAAGGTTCCAAGTACACTAGACTTAAGAATCACTTTCCAAGAAGCTTTAATATCTGATTTACTTGGAAACAATTGTGTGATCTTGTTTTCGATTTTCTTTTGAGAAGCGATTGTCTCAACACCTTTGAACACTTCTGATAATGCAAAGAGACCAATAAGTGTAGGAATAAAATTAGGTCCTTCATATAAGTCCATAACACCAAATGTAAATCGGGGGAATCCACTAATTGGGTCTAATCCCATTGTGGCAATAATTAGTCCGAAAAAACCTGATATTATACCTTTAAGGATTGAGCCACCAGAAACAGAAATGATAATGCTTAATCCAAAAAGAGCAAGGGAAAAATACTCTGCCGGACTAAATTCAAGTGCAAGCTTAGATATCTGAGGTGATAAAAAAGTCATAATCAGCGCTCCAGTAAATCCTCCAATAAAAGAAGCCAAAGCCGACATTCCCAGGGCTCTTCCCGCCTCTCCTCGGAGAGTCATAGGATATCCATCTAGAAGAGTCGCTGCCGCTGCAGGCGTTCCAGGCGTACGTATTAGGATTGCCGAAATAGATCCTCCATAAATAGCTCCACTAAAAATACCAAGTAACATAGCCATACTTTGATGAATCTCCATCCCAAAAGTAAAGGGTATCAGCAATGCAATTCCCATTGTCGCTGTCAGTCCGGGTAATGAACCAACCATAATCCCACCGGTAACTCCTAAAAAAACCAACATCAATATTCCAGGTTGAAGTATACTGGCAAATCCTTCGAATAATAAATCAAAACTCATTTTACTCCTCCTAAATAAGAAATCCTGTTGGCAATGTCAGCTTTAATATACCTTTAAAAACAATATAGACGGCAATTGATATCAACACGGATAAAATAACCATTTGTTTATAGTTCCTATTTTTTAATAAATACATCAAATAAAACAAATAAAATACTGTGGCTACTATAAATCCAGTAAACTCCATGATAATTGCATAGAATACAGTAGCCACCAAGGATAAGAATGATCGAATTAATTCAGGGGATTTGATGTTAAGTTTATTATATCTTAGTTCTCCCTTTTTTAACAAAGCTTGTATCAACAATATCATTGAGGCACACATCATTCCTATAGCCAACAACACAGGAAAATATCCCGGTCCTATCTTACTACCTGGTATTGATGGAAAGTTACTTGCTACAAGCAATACATATGTACTGATTGCAATTCCAATCAATCCACTAACAACATTCGGTTTATTCATTTTATCCTCTTTTCTAAATATGTTATCATTTTTATTCTGCTGTCAAACCTAATGCTTCCATTGCAACTGCAACTTCTTCACTATTTTTAGCTAGGAATGCTTTGAAATCTTCTGCGTTTTGATAGGCAATAGACAATCCGGAGTTTTGAGCATACTCAATAAATCCTTCAGATTCGATTCCTTTTTTAAAGGCATCGGATAAAATCTCAACAACATGGTCTGGTGTGCCTACCGGAACTGCCAACCCTCTCCATGTACCAAATGAAACCTCATATCCTTCTTCAATCATTGTTGGAACTTCAGGAAAAAGTTTTGTTCTTTCAGTATCCATTACAGCTAAAATCTTCAAGTCACCAGCTTCAACTTGAGCTTGAACTTCTGATGGACTTACAGATACTGCATCAACATGACCACCAACTAAAGCTGTAATTGCAGGAGCCGCACCATCAAATGGGACATGTCCAAATTGTGTTTGTGTAACTTGCTCAAGCAGTCCTGCTGCCACATGCCAAGTTGCTCCGATTCCTGAATTTCCAATATTTATCTCTCCGGGGTGTTCTTTGGCATAATCTAAAAATTCTTTAATATTATTAAACTCTGAATCTGCTGAAACCGTAATTGCTGCAGGTTCCATATTCACTCGCATAAGAGGAATAAAATCTTCATAGGTATAATCTACTAGTCCTTGTGCCGGTAATGAACTTAACTCAAAAGTAATCATTCCAACTGAATATCCATCATTGGGCGCCGTTTGAATCGCTGTATGTCCTACTGCACCACCACCACCTGTTTGATTAGTTACCGTAATCGTTTGTCCAAGAAAAGCTTCTGTTTCTTTTGTAAGACCTCTAAGTACAGTATCCGTACCACCACCAGCAGACCAAGGACATATTGCCGTAATTGTTTTTGTTGGGTAATCATTATTCGAAGCATTTCCACCTTCATTTTCTTGTTTTCCTTCTTTACTACATCCGGCAAATAAAGAAATTGTCAGTACCATAACCATTAACAATACACTAATTCTTTTTTTCATAACTTCCTCCTTTAATTTAATAAATAGTATGGTATCATTATATATAATTCATTATTTATAGTTAATCAAATACTATGACTTGATTTAATAAAGTAAATAAAAAAATTCAAAACTTTCTTTTGATCTATTTTTATCATTTAAAAACTATGATTTTTTTTACTTTTATATAAATATAATTACCACAACAATAATATCCATATCTTTTATACTGATATTTTTATATAATAGTTATACATGCATTAATAAAGAGGTGGTTTATTATGTTATTAAAATTGAAAGATTTTTTTAACCGGAAGAAGAAAAAAGTTATCGGTCAGCTACGTAATCGTATTATTTTGACTGTTTTATTAGCTATTACAATTCCAACTATTTTTTTTCTGTTTTATATATTTTCATTTGTGAACGGTCATTTATACAATAATTATGTTGATTCTATCCTTACTCAGTCAACAAAACATATGGAAGACATACTTGTAAGTAATCTAAGACTAATTGATAACAGCGCAACCATTCTTGCATCTAACCAAGGTATTCGAGATAATTTATATGTTATCGCAAATGATGAGCTTACTTATTACAAGGAGCAACTTGTAAAGCTTAACATTGAAACTGAACTTAAATATATCATGGGAGCAGATTATGCTTTTAGTAAAAATCTAGTTGATTCTGTTGTACTTGTTGCTGATTCAAATCATTATTATTATCTTTTATCCAATTACTTACCAAATCAAACCCTTATTGACAGTGTTCTAACAATATATAAAAAAAATATATCTGATAATGATGCTATACATTATTATAATGAAAATGATTCTATCTATTATATTAAGTCAATCAATGACTATATTTCTCAAGAAGAACTTGGTAAATTAGTCATTGGAATAAATCCTGACGTACTTTCTGGAGAGTATGAACCGATAGATATGAATGGTGGTTTCGGTGCAGTTGTGGATGGAAACGGTGAATATTGGTTTCATACAACGCCTCGTTTCATTGGTACACAAGCAGATAATTCTATTATGACAAATATTTTTTCAAATCAGACTTCAGAAATTATCTATAACGAAGAAGCCTACTTGGTTCAATCAAAGTATATCAGTGATTTGAACCTATATATCGTCAACTTCATTAAATCAAAATATTTTTCGAGAGATTTTAGAGCAATCCTTCCTATATATCTTAATTTCTCTATATTAAGCATCATTATATCTCTTTTTGTAGGCATCTATTCTGTTAGTCATGTTACCGAACCTTTGAAAAAAATAACCCAAACAATTGCCGATGTTAGCAATACTGAATTTAAGGAAAAAATGCCGCCATATAAATATAAAGAACTAAATGATTTAAGTATTGTTTATAATAAAATGATTGATAAGATTCAATATCTTTTTACTGAGGTCTATGAAAAGCAAATACTTGTAAGAGAAAGCGAACTTCGGGCACTACACGCTCAAATAAATCCTCACTTTATATTTAATGTGTTAGAAACCATCACATGGGAAGCTCGAATGAGCGATAATGAAAAAATAGAACGTATGGTTACGGCTCTTGCCCAACTACTTAGGAGCAGCCTTTCATTTACAAATCAGGAAAAATACACCATTGAAC
This sequence is a window from Vallitaleaceae bacterium 9-2. Protein-coding genes within it:
- a CDS encoding histidine kinase translates to MLLKLKDFFNRKKKKVIGQLRNRIILTVLLAITIPTIFFLFYIFSFVNGHLYNNYVDSILTQSTKHMEDILVSNLRLIDNSATILASNQGIRDNLYVIANDELTYYKEQLVKLNIETELKYIMGADYAFSKNLVDSVVLVADSNHYYYLLSNYLPNQTLIDSVLTIYKKNISDNDAIHYYNENDSIYYIKSINDYISQEELGKLVIGINPDVLSGEYEPIDMNGGFGAVVDGNGEYWFHTTPRFIGTQADNSIMTNIFSNQTSEIIYNEEAYLVQSKYISDLNLYIVNFIKSKYFSRDFRAILPIYLNFSILSIIISLFVGIYSVSHVTEPLKKITQTIADVSNTEFKEKMPPYKYKELNDLSIVYNKMIDKIQYLFTEVYEKQILVRESELRALHAQINPHFIFNVLETITWEARMSDNEKIERMVTALAQLLRSSLSFTNQEKYTIEQELEHVSFYLYLQTIRFVDRVSYSIEFESDDLLEYYLPKFAIQTLVENSIIHGIESKTEHSHISITVKPYIDDLLIFVKDDGIGFNSKNLSLDSSYNNSNSISDHIGLRNVNQRIKLLYGNNYSLSIKSVSGKGTTATIHIPQDKEN
- a CDS encoding iron-containing alcohol dehydrogenase produces the protein MNNFNWNFPTELVYGSGRINEIGQIAKKYGKKGMIATYARGGFLDPIIEKVESSLRDLGVEFVTFTGIEPNPRAQTIDKAIDMFKKENCEFVIALGGGSVIDGAKYIAATGYSGGKAWDYVVLGSRVPREYTGAYPIIAIPTISASGSECNAGGVLTNAETNEKSFSRSEYRFPKVAIVDPELLKSVPLTITKDSCVDIFSHLIEHYLSSKDESEFADRITEGIILTLKDNFNKVINNLEDAEVRGQLALCSIFGWSGLQALGRTGSIPMHSIEMPLSAIYDLPHGRGMTIVIPPYLDYMAEVMPARWAKLARRCFGVTVKDDKLAAKLLSTKVVEWLKSTDAYLTLSDVNIPTDQFEKMADDVVRMFPGNEEGATNGPRPITKEDIIKIYQMC
- a CDS encoding glycoside hydrolase family 52 protein, giving the protein MKKNTIFYNAHHSPIGSFASFTLGYKGRKGGFGLELAKPADQDIYIGLESTDHSSYETLPFYEGIEDESARYDMDGHVTRKDIHLKNFEDSAIEREFQLGTDTWKAGDLTFSIYSPVRAVPDPEDGNETDLIQSIIPAIYIDITVDNTKHAKKRQAFFGFSGGDTIAEFRNFNDVARRRYTGVGQGRQMALLTKDDNVLAANDFTIEKLLTETRKENYAFGLGNVSAMIMDIMPGEKKTFKFVACFYRDGYVTTPLDTKYYYRKYFSNIEAVGEYALENYDLLRQKCQNANKLIQGEHLSDDQKFMMIHSIRSYYGSTEFLELDGEPFWIVNEGEYRMMNTFDLMVDQLFFEMKMNPWTVKNELNMFVKRYSYVDKVNFPGDSELYEGGISFTHDMGVGNSLSRPGYSAYERFGLTSCFSHMTHEQLVNWICCASVYVEQTNDVQWLNKQSQVFIDCLNSMMNRDHPQAKNRNGIMSLDSSRVMGGSEITTYDSLDESLGQARGNVYLATKSWAAYVALEKILMKLQELKYAEEAKNQAILCANTIAKNMTEEGYIPAIFEEGNRSRIIPAIEGLVFPLYTGTPKALDPEGQYGLMIQALQKHLHTVLVEGTCLYADGGWKLSSTSDNSWLSKIYLCQFVARKVLKLEEDEGKIRADKAHVKWLLHPIESYHCWSDQMMSGLAVGSKYYPRGVTSILWLDE
- a CDS encoding tripartite tricarboxylate transporter substrate binding protein encodes the protein MNGEKKVCLLFILFITFIGLVSCTHKTNVHDVDLIINSPEQNQEFPSRAIQVVIPFAPGGGTDNVARAFIASANEYFDQPVTAVNKLGESGARGLREGLFAAHDGYTVTLITTEVNSLSVFGMLDFSYTDIEPLILLSTEPGLMVVSKNFPYDSIEELIESIHKENKSYTIGSAGQGSNWDLAAKGVEREANIKFESRFYNGTSLAVLDVLGGSLDIVIAGTSEVAEHLERGEMKLLTVLADERLEAFSHIKTFKESGYNFSIYTWRGLAIPKGVDPKIKSILMEGFSNAAKDEKFIDMLSQLRLNYDFRKHDEFIEFLDRDLQFYNEMNDNLILKK
- a CDS encoding tripartite tricarboxylate transporter substrate binding protein codes for the protein MKKRISVLLMVMVLTISLFAGCSKEGKQENEGGNASNNDYPTKTITAICPWSAGGGTDTVLRGLTKETEAFLGQTITVTNQTGGGGAVGHTAIQTAPNDGYSVGMITFELSSLPAQGLVDYTYEDFIPLMRVNMEPAAITVSADSEFNNIKEFLDYAKEHPGEINIGNSGIGATWHVAAGLLEQVTQTQFGHVPFDGAAPAITALVGGHVDAVSVSPSEVQAQVEAGDLKILAVMDTERTKLFPEVPTMIEEGYEVSFGTWRGLAVPVGTPDHVVEILSDAFKKGIESEGFIEYAQNSGLSIAYQNAEDFKAFLAKNSEEVAVAMEALGLTAE
- a CDS encoding tripartite tricarboxylate transporter permease, with the translated sequence MSFDLLFEGFASILQPGILMLVFLGVTGGIMVGSLPGLTATMGIALLIPFTFGMEIHQSMAMLLGIFSGAIYGGSISAILIRTPGTPAAAATLLDGYPMTLRGEAGRALGMSALASFIGGFTGALIMTFLSPQISKLALEFSPAEYFSLALFGLSIIISVSGGSILKGIISGFFGLIIATMGLDPISGFPRFTFGVMDLYEGPNFIPTLIGLFALSEVFKGVETIASQKKIENKITQLFPSKSDIKASWKVILKSSVLGTFIGSIPGAGSDIAAFVGYSEAKRSSKHPEKFGTGVIEGVAAAEASNNACTGGAMIPLLSLGVPGDAVTAVLLGAFVMQGLKPGPLLYRDHLDIVYSVFAAMMLANVAMFIVGTLGVKFFAKVITVNKNILIPTVFVLSLVGAYSMRNSAFDLWVAIIFGVIGYFMQRYDFPVSPILLSLILGPMAESNLRRALLISKGSWAIIFTRPISIALLVLAILSLVSALIKQKKMNEKQKRSI
- a CDS encoding tripartite tricarboxylate transporter TctB family protein translates to MNKPNVVSGLIGIAISTYVLLVASNFPSIPGSKIGPGYFPVLLAIGMMCASMILLIQALLKKGELRYNKLNIKSPELIRSFLSLVATVFYAIIMEFTGFIVATVFYLFYLMYLLKNRNYKQMVILSVLISIAVYIVFKGILKLTLPTGFLI
- a CDS encoding carbohydrate-binding protein encodes the protein MEIRLTDRLGNLIEQETGEDKVTLVVNREYGFEDILIFETKANSFVKIDIDPTFNSSIIYTPNGRIVYQIPEGPKRRAYHPEAFKGNCHQITMKSVEEKCLINRRNLALNALDKRWDTGYYPHASANVVTRDEPWFEAKNAIDGHLNRNGHGAWPYQSWGGGLRDDLEFTLDFGRNVCIDEIVIYLRADYVNDHDINWESATIEFSDGSYMPITMIKSEDGQSFTFQEKKVSWIKLKNLKREVSAAFSALTQIEVYGVEG